A genome region from Desulfovibrio sp. JC010 includes the following:
- the crcB gene encoding fluoride efflux transporter CrcB → MHKFLYVAAGGAAGSLCRYLVSGVVQRMADSAFPAGTFAVNMLGCLFFGLVTGMFEDRLGFPPEMRLLILTGFMGAFTTFSTYMFESANLVKSGQWVMTGLNIGGQSILGFFCIIGGLALGRLIVS, encoded by the coding sequence ATGCATAAATTCTTGTACGTCGCGGCAGGCGGAGCAGCTGGAAGCCTCTGCCGCTACCTTGTTTCCGGTGTGGTTCAGCGCATGGCTGATTCAGCTTTCCCGGCCGGGACATTCGCCGTAAATATGCTCGGTTGCCTGTTTTTCGGATTGGTCACCGGGATGTTTGAAGACCGTCTCGGATTTCCGCCTGAAATGCGGCTGTTAATCCTGACCGGATTCATGGGCGCATTCACCACCTTCTCAACCTACATGTTCGAATCCGCCAATCTGGTCAAATCCGGCCAATGGGTCATGACCGGACTGAATATCGGCGGACAGAGCATTCTTGGTTTTTTCTGTATTATCGGCGGGCTGGCACTGGGCAGACTGATAGTTTCCTGA
- a CDS encoding class IV adenylate cyclase, translating to MALETELKYLNADHDKARKIMAVQGGNLLTRHYERNIVLDDPGRTLYKRSALLRVRQAEKTTMTVKRIPSGPVSGKAKVYIEHETEVSNFDETVAALQVLGYAPVFRYEKIREEWAFADCHICLDQLPFGPFIEIEGTEDGILACADLLGLESADACRKTYHELNRDHRMKAGLDPDENFVFTPEEVKVLL from the coding sequence ATGGCCCTTGAAACCGAATTGAAATATCTGAATGCAGATCACGACAAAGCTCGGAAGATCATGGCAGTGCAGGGTGGTAACCTACTGACCCGGCATTATGAACGCAACATTGTTCTAGATGATCCAGGACGTACCCTTTACAAGCGATCGGCCCTGCTGCGCGTTCGGCAGGCGGAAAAAACAACCATGACCGTCAAGCGAATCCCTTCCGGGCCTGTTTCGGGAAAAGCCAAGGTCTATATCGAGCATGAGACCGAGGTATCTAATTTTGATGAGACTGTAGCCGCCTTGCAGGTTCTGGGGTACGCGCCTGTTTTTCGTTATGAGAAAATCAGGGAAGAGTGGGCTTTTGCGGATTGTCATATTTGTCTGGATCAGTTGCCTTTTGGCCCGTTTATTGAAATTGAGGGAACAGAGGACGGAATTTTGGCCTGCGCGGATCTGCTCGGGTTGGAATCTGCTGATGCGTGCCGTAAAACCTATCATGAACTGAACCGGGACCATAGAATGAAAGCCGGACTGGACCCGGATGAAAATTTTGTTTTTACCCCTGAAGAAGTTAAAGTTCTGCTTTAA
- a CDS encoding chemotaxis response regulator protein-glutamate methylesterase gives MKKKTKVLIVDDSALVRQALQQLFSTDASIEVVGSAGDPFAAAEIMKRIIPDVITLDIEMPKMDGLTFLRKLMTQHPIPVVICSTLTEQGSDAYMKAIEYGAIDVITKPKVGTKQFFEESSIRVCDVVKAAAMTKPRKLSARPMTVQPKLSADAVLPKSRPKTTTLQTTEKVVLVGASTGGTEAIQNFLQSMPLDCPGIAIVQHMPEKFTAAFASRLNAICRITVKEARDGDSILRGQALIAPGNKHMLLKRSGARYYVEIKDGPLVSRHRPSVDVLFRSGASSAGKNAVAVIMTGMGDDGAKGMKEMHDVGTHCIAQDEASCVVFGMPQEAIKLGGVDKIMPLKNIPGAVVNFCNR, from the coding sequence ATGAAGAAGAAAACAAAGGTTTTGATTGTTGATGATTCTGCTTTGGTTCGTCAGGCATTGCAGCAGCTTTTTTCAACAGATGCGTCCATAGAAGTTGTTGGCAGTGCCGGAGATCCTTTTGCCGCTGCTGAGATTATGAAGCGGATTATCCCTGATGTGATCACTCTTGATATTGAGATGCCAAAGATGGACGGACTGACCTTTTTACGCAAGCTCATGACCCAGCATCCCATCCCGGTGGTGATTTGTTCCACGCTCACCGAGCAGGGGTCTGACGCATATATGAAGGCTATTGAGTACGGGGCAATTGATGTCATCACCAAACCCAAAGTCGGAACCAAGCAATTTTTTGAAGAATCAAGCATCCGTGTTTGTGATGTAGTTAAAGCCGCAGCCATGACCAAGCCGCGCAAGCTTTCCGCCCGGCCCATGACTGTGCAGCCCAAGCTTTCGGCTGATGCGGTTCTGCCTAAGTCCCGCCCCAAGACCACAACCCTGCAGACTACGGAAAAAGTAGTGCTGGTAGGTGCTTCCACCGGGGGAACCGAAGCAATTCAGAATTTTCTGCAGAGTATGCCCCTTGATTGTCCGGGTATAGCAATCGTGCAGCATATGCCGGAGAAATTCACAGCCGCATTTGCCTCAAGACTGAACGCAATCTGCCGTATTACCGTAAAAGAAGCTCGTGACGGGGACAGTATTTTGCGAGGACAGGCCCTGATTGCACCGGGCAACAAACATATGCTGCTCAAGCGTTCCGGTGCCCGTTATTATGTTGAAATTAAAGACGGGCCTCTGGTCAGTCGCCACAGACCCTCTGTGGACGTTCTTTTCCGTTCCGGTGCTTCCAGTGCCGGTAAAAATGCTGTTGCGGTGATTATGACCGGAATGGGCGATGACGGGGCCAAGGGCATGAAAGAAATGCACGATGTCGGAACGCATTGCATTGCGCAGGATGAAGCTTCCTGCGTTGTTTTCGGTATGCCGCAGGAAGCCATCAAGCTGGGTGGGGTGGATAAGATCATGCCGCTCAAGAATATTCCCGGAGCGGTGGTTAATTTCTGCAACCGCTAG
- a CDS encoding potassium channel protein — protein sequence MKSKSIFVKLLRLRREFGMFWGLIAGFIYMTLVFIGGIIGYMWLEGWSLLNSFYMVVITLSTVGFMEVLPLSDQGRLFTSILILGGVGGFAYLIGAFSQLLVEGRLQAILGRRRMQNTIGKLKGHIIVCGYGRIGQIVTKEVLDEGLDIVVIENNPELVSQMEAAGIACIEGDATNDEILSMAGLSNAGTLIAAMSDEAANVYVTLIARQSNINVNIVARGNNTTSISRLEFAGADRVVLPHTIGGVSMAQSVLRPTVTSFMDITMRSEIDLQMEELFVSDSSELVGLDLIESKIRPRFNLIIIAIRKGNGEMVFNPGPKEVIEAGDTLLTVGKISDLSAISEIL from the coding sequence ATGAAATCCAAATCCATATTCGTAAAGCTGCTTCGTTTGAGACGGGAGTTCGGAATGTTCTGGGGTTTAATCGCCGGTTTCATTTACATGACTCTTGTTTTCATCGGCGGTATTATCGGTTACATGTGGCTGGAGGGTTGGAGTTTACTGAACAGCTTTTACATGGTTGTTATCACTCTTTCCACTGTAGGTTTTATGGAAGTGCTGCCTCTGTCCGATCAGGGCAGGCTGTTTACATCCATTCTTATTCTCGGTGGTGTGGGTGGTTTTGCATATTTGATCGGTGCTTTTTCCCAACTGCTGGTGGAAGGGCGGTTGCAGGCAATTCTAGGGAGACGCAGAATGCAGAATACAATCGGTAAATTGAAAGGGCACATAATTGTCTGCGGATATGGACGTATCGGTCAAATTGTGACCAAAGAAGTTCTGGATGAAGGTTTGGATATTGTTGTTATCGAGAATAATCCTGAGCTTGTATCCCAGATGGAAGCAGCCGGGATCGCCTGCATTGAAGGTGATGCCACCAATGATGAAATTCTCAGCATGGCCGGGTTGTCCAATGCCGGTACGCTGATTGCCGCTATGTCCGATGAGGCTGCCAACGTCTACGTGACCCTGATTGCCCGTCAGTCCAATATAAACGTGAATATTGTTGCCCGCGGCAATAACACGACCAGTATTTCACGGCTCGAATTTGCCGGGGCGGACCGGGTGGTACTGCCGCATACAATCGGTGGCGTAAGCATGGCCCAATCTGTACTGCGGCCTACTGTGACCAGTTTCATGGATATTACCATGCGCAGCGAAATTGATTTGCAAATGGAAGAGCTTTTCGTTAGCGATTCTTCCGAGCTGGTCGGGCTGGATCTGATCGAATCCAAGATTCGTCCCCGGTTTAACCTGATCATTATCGCCATCCGGAAAGGCAACGGCGAAATGGTTTTTAACCCCGGTCCAAAAGAAGTCATCGAAGCAGGTGATACCCTGCTCACAGTCGGCAAAATCTCCGACCTTTCTGCTATCAGCGAAATTTTGTAA
- the aat gene encoding leucyl/phenylalanyl-tRNA--protein transferase — protein sequence MVVYRLIEDPIFPHPDEAEPDGLLAVGGDLSPERLLSAYASGIFPWYDERSPILWWSLDPRLILNFDKLHVSRRVRRKVRKREYTVTLDHAFEAVISNCARKFRPGQAGTWILPEMIDAYVKLHKLGFAHSVEVWNSHGNLAGGLYGISLGKVFSGESMFFLEPDASKVGFSYLVHWLQNREFHFIDCQQPTDHLKSLGAEEVSRDHFLEKLDEALEFPALRGRWEFMEGEYDLITEILS from the coding sequence ATGGTTGTTTACAGATTGATTGAAGACCCCATTTTTCCCCACCCGGATGAGGCGGAACCGGACGGTCTGCTGGCGGTCGGTGGAGACTTAAGCCCGGAACGGCTGTTATCAGCTTATGCCTCGGGTATTTTCCCGTGGTATGATGAGCGTTCGCCCATTCTGTGGTGGTCTCTTGATCCGCGCCTGATACTTAATTTCGACAAGCTGCATGTTTCCCGCCGGGTCCGGCGCAAGGTCAGGAAAAGGGAATATACGGTCACCCTCGACCATGCGTTCGAGGCCGTGATCTCCAATTGTGCCCGCAAATTCCGCCCCGGTCAGGCCGGCACGTGGATTCTGCCCGAAATGATCGATGCATACGTGAAGCTGCACAAGCTCGGTTTCGCGCACAGCGTGGAAGTCTGGAACAGCCACGGCAATCTTGCCGGAGGGCTTTATGGAATTTCACTGGGTAAGGTCTTTTCCGGGGAGTCCATGTTTTTCCTTGAGCCGGATGCCTCAAAGGTCGGATTTTCCTATCTCGTACACTGGCTGCAGAACCGCGAATTTCATTTCATTGATTGCCAGCAGCCCACAGACCATCTCAAATCCCTTGGGGCCGAAGAGGTCAGCCGGGATCACTTTCTGGAAAAGCTCGATGAGGCGCTTGAATTCCCTGCCCTGCGCGGACGATGGGAATTCATGGAAGGGGAGTATGATCTGATAACGGAAATTTTGAGCTAG
- the uvrB gene encoding excinuclease ABC subunit UvrB — translation MANNFELVSDYTLKGDQPEAVKQLVENIRHGVQDQILLGATGTGKTFAMANVVKELNRPTLVMAPNKTLAAQLFNEFKALFPNNAVEYFVSYYDYYQPEAYLPHSDTYIEKDSSINDDIDKLRHSATHALLTRRDVLIVASVSCIYGLGSPEFYAKMIIPVEEGQELSMEALMDKLVEVQYERNDYDFHRGTFRVRGDVIEIIPAYAREQALRIEFFGDEIDSILETDPLTGEVTGRRRKTVIYPASHFVSDQDNLERAREDIRNELTDTLISYKNDNKLIEAQRIEQRTMYDLEMIEEIGYCNGIENYSRHLDGRKEGDPPATLIHYFPDDFLLFMDESHIAVPQVGAMYNGDRSRKTTLVNFGFRLPSALDNRPLCFEEFLDKIGQTVYVSATPGPWEMERAQGLVVEQIIRPTGLLDPEIEVRPVKGQMDDLLAECKEREKRGERVLITTLTKRMAEDLTDYFNQMGVEAKYLHSDIDTMERMAIIQSLRAGEFVALVGINLLREGLDIPEVSLVAILDADKEGFLRSTRSLIQTFGRAARNSEGRVILYADNVTRSMRTAMDETSRRRAKQMEYNETHGIVPRTIAKSLDNMLGTLYSDNWSGGEVKIAAEDVAEYGLDPAKMEKEVRKLEKDMRKYAAELEFEKAAELRDRIQSLREKILSLG, via the coding sequence ATGGCGAACAATTTTGAGCTTGTCAGTGATTATACTCTTAAGGGCGACCAGCCCGAAGCGGTGAAGCAACTGGTTGAAAATATCAGGCACGGTGTGCAGGACCAGATTCTGCTTGGAGCTACCGGTACTGGTAAAACATTTGCCATGGCCAATGTGGTCAAAGAGCTGAACCGCCCGACACTGGTCATGGCACCCAACAAGACTCTTGCCGCCCAGCTTTTCAATGAATTCAAGGCCCTGTTTCCTAATAACGCTGTGGAGTATTTCGTCAGTTATTACGATTACTACCAGCCGGAAGCCTACCTGCCGCATTCCGATACCTACATTGAAAAAGATTCGTCCATTAATGATGACATTGATAAACTGCGCCACTCCGCCACCCACGCCCTGCTGACCCGGCGTGATGTGCTCATTGTGGCTTCCGTTTCCTGTATTTACGGTCTCGGTTCACCGGAATTCTACGCCAAGATGATCATCCCGGTGGAAGAAGGGCAGGAGCTTTCTATGGAAGCACTCATGGATAAGCTGGTGGAAGTGCAGTACGAGCGCAACGATTACGACTTCCATCGCGGAACTTTTCGGGTGCGCGGAGATGTCATCGAAATCATCCCGGCCTATGCCCGCGAGCAGGCTTTGCGCATTGAATTTTTCGGTGATGAGATCGACTCCATCCTTGAAACCGACCCTTTGACCGGGGAAGTCACCGGACGCAGGCGCAAGACCGTTATCTATCCGGCCAGTCACTTTGTTTCGGATCAGGATAACCTTGAACGCGCGCGGGAAGACATCCGCAATGAACTCACCGATACCCTGATAAGCTATAAGAATGACAACAAGCTCATCGAGGCCCAGCGCATTGAGCAGCGCACCATGTATGATCTGGAGATGATCGAAGAGATTGGTTACTGCAACGGCATTGAGAACTACTCCCGCCATCTGGATGGGCGCAAGGAAGGCGATCCTCCGGCAACTCTGATTCATTATTTTCCGGACGATTTTCTGCTCTTTATGGATGAATCCCATATTGCCGTGCCGCAGGTGGGAGCCATGTACAACGGTGACCGTTCGCGCAAAACCACTTTGGTCAATTTCGGATTCAGGCTGCCTTCCGCGCTTGATAACCGACCGTTATGTTTTGAGGAGTTTCTCGACAAAATCGGGCAGACCGTCTATGTTTCCGCAACTCCGGGGCCATGGGAGATGGAGCGAGCGCAAGGTCTTGTAGTGGAGCAGATCATCCGTCCCACCGGGTTGCTTGATCCCGAAATCGAAGTTCGTCCGGTCAAAGGGCAGATGGATGATCTGCTGGCCGAATGCAAGGAACGCGAGAAGCGCGGCGAGCGGGTGCTGATCACCACCCTGACCAAGCGCATGGCCGAAGACCTGACCGACTATTTTAATCAGATGGGTGTGGAAGCCAAGTATCTGCACTCCGACATTGATACCATGGAACGAATGGCGATCATCCAGTCTTTACGGGCCGGGGAATTCGTTGCGCTGGTAGGTATCAACCTGCTGCGCGAAGGTCTCGATATTCCGGAAGTCTCCCTTGTGGCCATTCTTGATGCGGACAAGGAAGGCTTTTTGCGTTCCACCCGTTCCCTGATCCAGACCTTTGGACGCGCGGCCCGAAACTCCGAAGGGCGGGTCATTCTGTACGCCGACAACGTGACCCGATCCATGCGCACTGCCATGGACGAAACCAGCCGCCGTCGTGCCAAACAGATGGAGTACAACGAGACTCACGGCATTGTTCCACGGACCATTGCTAAATCACTGGATAATATGCTGGGAACATTGTACTCTGATAACTGGTCGGGCGGTGAGGTCAAGATTGCGGCTGAAGATGTGGCCGAGTATGGACTTGATCCCGCAAAAATGGAAAAAGAAGTTCGTAAGCTTGAAAAAGATATGCGCAAGTACGCGGCAGAACTTGAATTTGAAAAGGCTGCCGAACTGCGTGACCGCATTCAGAGCTTGCGGGAGAAGATTCTTAGTCTCGGATAA
- a CDS encoding CheR family methyltransferase, whose product MAAKKDKQDKGRGPLNLNPKMSDADFGKFSKLIKEEFGIKMPPSKKTMLEARLQKRLRALGFASHSQYCDFLFSPGGFERELTQLIDVVTTNTTDFFREPKHFELMLSTILPDLTQRNSRPVKVWSAGCSSGEEPYTLCMVMNEFAEKNANFKYSLLATDISTDILRKAMNAVYPMNKVDVVPMALKKKYLLKSKDKAKPLVRMKPELRNKVDFKRLNFMEPFPFKDQKDIIFCRNVVIYFDRATQYTLFQKFCSTLSRGGYLFIGHSESISGMELPVRQIAPTVYQKV is encoded by the coding sequence ATGGCTGCGAAGAAAGATAAGCAGGATAAGGGCCGGGGACCGCTGAATTTGAATCCCAAAATGTCAGATGCTGATTTCGGTAAATTCAGCAAGCTGATCAAAGAGGAATTCGGGATCAAGATGCCGCCTTCCAAGAAGACCATGCTGGAGGCCCGTCTTCAGAAAAGGTTGCGTGCTCTCGGTTTTGCCAGTCATTCCCAGTATTGCGATTTTTTGTTCAGCCCCGGTGGTTTTGAAAGGGAGCTGACCCAGCTCATTGACGTGGTTACCACCAATACTACGGATTTTTTCAGGGAACCGAAACATTTTGAGCTTATGCTCAGTACCATTTTACCAGATTTGACACAGCGTAATAGTCGGCCGGTCAAAGTCTGGTCTGCCGGATGTTCCAGCGGTGAAGAGCCTTACACTCTGTGCATGGTTATGAATGAGTTTGCGGAAAAGAATGCTAATTTCAAATATTCATTGCTGGCTACGGACATTTCCACTGATATTCTGCGCAAGGCCATGAACGCAGTTTATCCCATGAATAAAGTGGATGTGGTGCCTATGGCCTTGAAGAAAAAGTATCTGCTTAAAAGTAAGGATAAGGCTAAGCCGCTGGTCCGCATGAAACCTGAATTAAGGAATAAGGTTGATTTCAAACGTTTGAATTTTATGGAGCCTTTTCCTTTTAAGGATCAGAAAGATATAATTTTCTGTCGCAACGTTGTCATATATTTTGATAGGGCTACTCAGTACACCCTGTTTCAGAAATTCTGCTCAACTCTATCCAGAGGTGGTTACCTGTTTATTGGGCATTCAGAGAGTATTTCAGGAATGGAACTTCCGGTCAGGCAGATTGCTCCCACTGTTTATCAAAAGGTTTAG
- the clpS gene encoding ATP-dependent Clp protease adapter ClpS has translation MAEYKENFESDVLLEDELKEPRKFRVLLHNDDYTSMEFVVAILMQVFRKTEEESTKIMLQVHNKGVGVCGVYTAEVAETRVEMVKQLAQQAGYPLKCTIEEV, from the coding sequence ATGGCTGAATATAAAGAAAATTTTGAGTCGGATGTACTGCTTGAGGATGAGCTTAAGGAACCGCGGAAGTTCCGGGTGCTGCTGCACAATGATGATTACACTTCCATGGAGTTTGTTGTAGCTATTCTCATGCAGGTTTTCAGGAAAACAGAAGAGGAATCCACGAAAATAATGCTTCAGGTCCATAACAAAGGGGTTGGGGTTTGTGGAGTTTACACGGCCGAAGTTGCTGAAACACGCGTTGAAATGGTCAAGCAGCTTGCACAGCAGGCAGGCTACCCGCTGAAATGCACAATCGAAGAGGTCTAG
- a CDS encoding type II toxin-antitoxin system HicA family toxin: MNKKQRKTLEAVFKNPISPSITWTDIEALLVALGATKSEGRGSRVRIKLNGVRAIFHRPHPEPTTDKGAVKSVRRFLEAAGVKP; the protein is encoded by the coding sequence ATGAACAAGAAGCAACGCAAAACACTTGAAGCTGTCTTTAAAAACCCGATCAGTCCGTCGATTACTTGGACAGACATTGAGGCGTTGCTGGTCGCACTTGGTGCAACCAAATCTGAAGGAAGAGGATCACGAGTTCGTATTAAACTAAACGGCGTAAGGGCAATCTTCCATAGACCACACCCGGAACCAACTACAGACAAAGGTGCGGTAAAATCTGTTCGCCGCTTTCTTGAAGCGGCAGGAGTAAAGCCATGA
- a CDS encoding type II toxin-antitoxin system HicB family antitoxin, with translation MNTIQYKGYLGKFDYDPEADIFHGEVINLKDVITFQGRSIDELKTALAESVEDYLDFCREEDEEPEKPYSGKIHLRLKPELHREAASAAAISGKSLNAWISDTLTERVKEIR, from the coding sequence ATGAACACAATTCAGTACAAAGGCTATCTGGGGAAATTCGACTACGATCCCGAAGCTGACATTTTTCACGGCGAGGTTATCAACCTCAAAGATGTAATCACCTTCCAAGGCCGTTCCATAGACGAACTGAAAACAGCTCTGGCTGAATCCGTTGAAGACTACCTTGATTTCTGCCGTGAAGAAGACGAAGAACCGGAAAAACCATATTCCGGTAAAATTCATTTACGCTTAAAACCAGAACTCCACAGAGAAGCCGCGTCAGCCGCAGCTATCTCCGGCAAAAGCCTTAATGCATGGATTTCAGATACATTGACCGAACGAGTAAAAGAAATTCGGTAA
- a CDS encoding DUF190 domain-containing protein, with protein sequence MTLTEKAVRLKIFTGEENRLKHRPLYEVIVEEARNQGLAGASVYRGVMGYGANSQVRTTSILRLSEDLPLIIEIIDKADKIEKFTEFLSENMTEGLVTSEEIEIVIHKHNKGEKQ encoded by the coding sequence ATGACATTAACCGAAAAGGCTGTAAGACTCAAAATCTTTACCGGAGAAGAAAACAGGCTCAAGCACCGCCCCCTATATGAAGTAATAGTTGAGGAAGCCCGCAATCAGGGACTTGCCGGAGCATCCGTCTACCGGGGGGTGATGGGTTACGGTGCCAACAGTCAGGTACGTACCACGTCCATTCTCAGACTTTCCGAGGACCTGCCGTTAATCATCGAAATCATCGACAAGGCGGACAAAATCGAAAAATTCACAGAATTCCTGAGCGAGAACATGACCGAAGGTCTCGTCACCTCGGAAGAGATCGAGATAGTAATCCACAAGCATAACAAAGGCGAAAAACAGTAA
- the clpA gene encoding ATP-dependent Clp protease ATP-binding subunit ClpA, with product MLSKTLEQALTSAVNEVRLRNHEFLTLEHLLYAIIQEELGADIIAGCGAELPKLRSQLERFFDENLEPLPTGVDTEVIQTLGVRRVLQRAIWQKKAAGKDVVEVGDVIAAMFEEEDSYAVYFLKTHDISRLDILEYISHSISESGDWAEGLDISPNPRTGDGGASPEGKPAGGKDKESPLEEFTTNLTERARDGKIDPLIGRDSEVERTLQVLSRRRKNNPIFVGDPGVGKTAMAEGLALAIAKGNIPASFENTDVYALDMGALLAGTKYRGDFESRLKGVLAQLKNKEGAILFVDEIHTIVGAGAVSGGSMDASNILKPFLGSGEIRCIGATTYEEYKNHFEKDRALSRRFQKIDIGEPSVEETIEILKGLKPYYEEHHNVNYAPSAIKAASELSARHINERFLPDKAIDVIDEAGAFYNLSQRKRKDNRIVVADVEKVISKMARIPTRRITMSDRSRLQELDVNLKGVVFGQDEAVDLITKAILRSRAGMKQVGRPTGSFLLTGPTGVGKTELARQLASTMGVHFMRFDMSEYMEKHAVARLIGAPPGYVGFDQGGLLTEGVRKNPHCVILFDEIEKAHPDVFNILLQVMDYATLTDNNGRKADFRHVVLLMTSNAGAREMAKGGIGFGASVKGGEDKGRGLKAVEKIFSPEFRNRLDSIVPFNSLQIDVMELIVDKFIKELNGQLLDNRVTIEVNKKSRRWLAEQGHDPAYGARPMARLIQTSIKDEIADEILFGKLVKGGTVQVSTKGKGEDEKLSFKFKPVGK from the coding sequence ATGCTCAGTAAGACATTGGAACAGGCATTGACTTCTGCGGTTAACGAAGTCAGGCTCAGAAATCACGAATTCCTCACTCTTGAACATCTGCTGTACGCGATTATTCAGGAGGAGTTGGGAGCGGACATCATCGCCGGGTGCGGTGCTGAGCTTCCCAAGCTTCGCAGCCAGCTGGAACGTTTTTTTGATGAGAATCTCGAACCCCTGCCCACCGGAGTGGATACTGAAGTTATCCAGACTCTGGGAGTAAGGCGCGTTTTGCAGCGTGCTATCTGGCAGAAGAAGGCCGCCGGGAAGGATGTGGTTGAGGTCGGCGATGTGATTGCCGCCATGTTTGAGGAAGAGGACTCCTACGCAGTCTACTTCCTGAAGACACACGACATCTCGCGCCTCGATATCCTTGAATATATTTCACACTCCATAAGCGAAAGCGGTGACTGGGCCGAAGGGCTGGATATAAGCCCCAATCCCCGGACCGGTGACGGCGGAGCTTCCCCTGAAGGCAAGCCTGCCGGAGGCAAGGACAAGGAATCTCCGCTGGAAGAATTTACCACCAACCTCACCGAGCGTGCGCGGGACGGCAAGATTGACCCGCTCATCGGGCGTGATAGCGAGGTTGAGCGTACCCTGCAGGTTCTTTCCCGCAGGCGCAAGAACAACCCCATTTTTGTAGGTGATCCCGGTGTGGGTAAGACCGCCATGGCCGAAGGTCTGGCTCTTGCCATTGCCAAGGGAAACATTCCTGCTTCCTTTGAAAATACCGATGTGTATGCTCTTGATATGGGGGCATTGCTGGCCGGAACCAAGTATCGCGGTGATTTTGAATCCCGTCTCAAGGGAGTGCTGGCCCAGCTCAAGAATAAGGAAGGGGCTATCCTCTTTGTGGATGAAATCCATACCATCGTCGGGGCCGGTGCGGTCAGTGGCGGTTCAATGGATGCGTCCAATATTCTTAAGCCGTTCCTCGGGTCCGGTGAAATCCGCTGTATCGGGGCCACCACCTACGAGGAATACAAGAACCATTTTGAAAAGGACCGTGCGCTTTCCCGCAGGTTCCAGAAGATCGATATCGGCGAACCTTCTGTGGAAGAAACCATAGAAATCCTCAAGGGGCTCAAGCCATATTACGAAGAGCATCACAATGTGAATTACGCTCCCTCGGCAATCAAGGCCGCTTCGGAGCTTTCCGCAAGGCATATCAATGAACGTTTCCTGCCGGACAAGGCCATCGACGTCATTGATGAAGCCGGGGCGTTCTATAATCTCAGCCAGCGCAAGCGCAAGGACAACCGCATTGTGGTTGCTGATGTGGAAAAGGTTATCTCCAAGATGGCCCGCATCCCCACACGCCGCATCACCATGTCCGACCGTTCCCGCTTGCAGGAATTGGATGTGAACCTGAAGGGTGTTGTCTTCGGGCAGGACGAGGCAGTGGACCTGATCACCAAGGCCATCCTCCGTTCCCGTGCAGGCATGAAGCAGGTCGGCAGGCCCACCGGGTCTTTCCTGCTTACCGGACCTACCGGAGTAGGTAAGACTGAACTTGCCCGCCAGCTGGCTTCCACCATGGGTGTACACTTCATGCGTTTTGACATGAGTGAGTACATGGAGAAGCATGCGGTGGCCCGCCTCATCGGTGCTCCTCCGGGCTATGTGGGATTTGATCAGGGCGGACTGCTCACCGAAGGCGTGCGCAAGAACCCGCATTGCGTAATTCTTTTCGACGAGATCGAAAAGGCCCACCCGGATGTATTCAACATCCTGCTGCAGGTAATGGACTACGCCACTCTGACCGACAACAACGGTCGTAAGGCTGATTTCAGGCACGTTGTCCTGCTCATGACCTCCAATGCCGGAGCGCGTGAAATGGCCAAGGGCGGAATCGGTTTCGGTGCCAGCGTGAAGGGCGGCGAAGACAAGGGGCGCGGACTCAAGGCGGTTGAAAAGATTTTCAGCCCTGAATTCCGCAACAGGCTGGACAGCATTGTACCGTTCAACTCCCTGCAGATTGATGTCATGGAGCTCATCGTTGACAAGTTCATCAAGGAACTCAACGGACAGCTGCTCGACAACCGCGTGACCATCGAGGTCAACAAGAAGTCACGCCGCTGGCTGGCTGAGCAGGGCCATGATCCGGCCTATGGCGCAAGGCCCATGGCCCGCCTGATCCAGACTTCCATCAAGGATGAAATTGCTGACGAGATTCTCTTCGGCAAGCTGGTCAAGGGCGGAACCGTACAGGTTTCCACCAAGGGCAAGGGCGAGGATGAGAAGCTCAGCTTCAAGTTTAAGCCTGTCGGCAAGTAG